A region of Solanum dulcamara chromosome 7, daSolDulc1.2, whole genome shotgun sequence DNA encodes the following proteins:
- the LOC129895289 gene encoding uncharacterized protein LOC129895289: MISSVLPHYLSVVKFYDKRPELKESPKYNEKNEFELIESKFITEGIPRQQEDSLDCVVFVAAFAELVSNDQDIANQQLRADSLRKRFGALLCEYEVKKQKSNLQSEDERPHK, encoded by the exons ATGATTTCATCGGTTTTACCACACTACTTGAGTGTGGTCAAGTTCTATGATAAGCGTCCTGAATTGAAGGAATCACCTAAatacaatgaaaaaaatgagtttgagCTCATTGAATCTAAGTTCATAACTGAAGGGATTCCTAGACAACAAGAAGATTCATT ggATTGTGTTGTTTTTGTGGCTGCATTTGCAGAGTTAGTGAGCAATGACCaggatattgcaaatcaacaatTACGTGCAGACAGTCTCCGAAAAAGGTTTGGGGCTCTACTATGTGAATATGAAGTGAAGAAGCAAAAGAGTAACCTTCAAAGTGAAGACGAAAgaccacataaataa
- the LOC129895561 gene encoding probable 26S proteasome non-ATPase regulatory subunit 3, with protein MTQDVEMAEQAPPSNSVSSVDPSVFQHLKEIASLIETGAYAREVRRISRAVRLTMVLRKKLNASSLFAFLNYVLVPGSEVHSRLSSFLPKEDEHDMEVDTAPSGTPAPVKNHLPELEIYCYLLVLIFLIDHKKYNEAKTCSSASIARLKTVNRRTVDVLASRLYFYYSLCYELTGDLAEIRGNLLALHRIATLRRDELGQETLLNLLLRNYLHYNLYDQAEKLRSKAPHFEAHSNQQFCRYLFYLGKIRTIQLEYTDAKESLLQAARKAPQAALGFRVQCNKWAIIVRLLLGEIPERTVFMQKGMEKALRPYFELTNAVRIGDLELFRNVADKFSSTFGSDRTNNLIVRLRHNVIRTGLRNISISYSRISLTDVAKKLRLDSPNPVADAESIVSKAIRDGAIDATLDHANGWMVSKETGDIYSTNEPQIAFNSRIAFCLNMHNEAVRALRFPPNSHKEKESAEKRRERQQQEQELAQHIAEEDDDDF; from the coding sequence ATGACTCAAGATGTGGAGATGGCGGAGCAAGCACCTCCTTCCAATTCCGTTTCATCTGTTGACCCTTCTGTTTTCCAGCATTTGAAGGAGATAGCATCGTTGATTGAGACTGGAGCATATGCTCGTGAGGTGCGGAGGATTTCGAGAGCTGTGAGGCTGACTATGGTACTGAGGAAGAAGCTAAATGCATCTTCACTATTTGCTTTCCTCAATTATGTTCTAGTGCCTGGATCCGAGGTGCATTCCCGGCTATCTTCCTTCCTACCCAAGGAAGATGAACATGATATGGAAGTTGATACTGCACCATCCGGAACTCCGGCACCAGTCAAGAATCATTTGCCAGAGCTTGAGATCTATTGCTACTTGCTTGTTTTGATATTCTTAATTGATCATAAGAAATACAATGAGGCTAAGACGTGCTCCTCAGCAAGCATTGCTCGTCTAAAAACTGTGAACAGGAGGACTGTTGATGTATTAGCATCTAGGCTTTACTTCTACTACTCTCTGTGTTATGAACTTACTGGTGATCTTGCCGAAATTCGAGGTAACCTCCTCGCACTGCATCGTATTGCAACATTACGCCGTGATGAGTTGGGTCAGGAAACACTTCTTAATCTGCTACTGCGGAATTATCTTCACTACAACTTGTACGATCAAGCAGAGAAATTGAGGTCAAAGGCCCCACATTTTGAAGCTCATTCAAATCAGCAGTTCTGCCGATACCTCTTTTACCTTGGAAAGATCAGAACAATCCAGCTGGAGTACACTGATGCTAAAGAATCTCTTCTTCAAGCTGCTCGCAAAGCTCCTCAGGCTGCTCTTGGTTTCCGAGTGCAATGCAATAAGTGGGCTATTATTGTCCGGTTATTACTTGGAGAGATTCCAGAAAGGACTGTTTTTATGCAGAAAGGCATGGAGAAAGCACTAAGGCCATACTTTGAGCTGACAAATGCTGTTCGCATAGGAGATCTGGAGTTATTTAGGAATGTTGCCGACAAGTTCTCCAGCACTTTTGGTTCAGATCGAACCAACAATTTGATTGTGAGACTCCGGCATAATGTCATCAGGACTGGACTACGCAACATCAGTATCTCATACTCTCGGATCTCTCTGACTGATGTTGCTAAAAAGCTGAGGCTGGATTCTCCAAACCCTGTTGCTGATGCTGAGAGTATAGTGTCCAAAGCAATCCGAGATGGTGCAATTGATGCCACGTTGGATCATGCTAACGGATGGATGGTATCAAAGGAGACTGGAGATATTTACTCCACAAATGAGCCTCAAATTGCTTTCAACTCGAGAATTGCTTTCTGTCTTAACATGCATAATGAGGCTGTCCGTGCTCTTCGATTTCCTCCAAACTCCCACAAGGAGAAAGAAAGTGCTGAGAAGAGGAGAGAGAGACAACAGCAAGAACAAGAACTTGCTCAACACATAGCTGAAGAGGATGATGATGACTTCTGA